The following coding sequences are from one Microbulbifer sp. TB1203 window:
- a CDS encoding group II intron maturase-specific domain-containing protein produces the protein MSGDVHVRFCERLGGRVPGATRLIITGKSPAALEEEVRPKVERFLAERGLQLSEEKTRISHIEQGFNFLGFHFKKYRKTLLIQPQDGKTRELLMKVRGVLKQYRGIPFHALLAKLNAVIRGWAYAYRHVVAKERLSYVDDKIYPLVKKWLQREHRSKTWAWIRKRYRERFKGRIEYGCYYPTTSGPKLIRLFKASDLPIRYHSKIRSDANPYDLEDSDYFEARAKKQRVNARRDRRFLNSSSYEKLAA, from the coding sequence ATGAGCGGAGACGTTCACGTCCGGTTCTGTGAGCGCCTCGGGGGGAGGGTCCCCGGGGCGACTCGACTCATTATTACAGGGAAGAGTCCAGCTGCTCTGGAGGAAGAGGTTCGGCCAAAGGTTGAACGTTTCCTGGCAGAGCGCGGATTACAGCTCTCAGAAGAGAAAACGCGCATCAGTCATATTGAGCAAGGCTTCAACTTTCTGGGCTTTCATTTTAAAAAGTACCGAAAAACCTTGCTGATCCAGCCTCAAGACGGTAAAACCCGAGAGTTGCTTATGAAGGTGCGAGGCGTGCTGAAGCAATATCGCGGCATTCCGTTTCACGCCCTACTGGCAAAACTCAACGCTGTGATCAGAGGCTGGGCCTATGCGTATCGACACGTGGTAGCAAAAGAACGCCTGAGTTACGTCGACGACAAGATCTATCCACTGGTGAAAAAGTGGCTTCAAAGGGAACACCGATCTAAGACGTGGGCATGGATCAGAAAACGCTACCGTGAGCGCTTCAAAGGTCGTATTGAGTACGGGTGCTACTATCCGACAACGTCGGGTCCAAAACTCATACGGTTGTTCAAGGCCAGTGACCTGCCGATTCGGTATCACAGCAAGATACGCAGTGATGCCAATCCATATGATCTGGAGGACAGCGATTACTTTGAAGCGAGAGCCAAGAAGCAGCGGGTGAATGCACGACGGGATCGAAGGTTCCTGAACAGCTCGTCGTATGAGAAACTGGCCGCCTAA
- a CDS encoding NTF2 fold immunity protein, translating into MTTTIALLLLVSAPSFASECNRELAKEVGIKAIKSKFPNEHKEHKPFAVAADKQFWFVVPAVVGKYSRGGGAPEAVIEKKSCRVVRVSLAK; encoded by the coding sequence ATGACGACAACAATTGCACTTCTTCTGTTAGTTTCGGCGCCATCGTTTGCTTCCGAGTGTAACCGAGAATTAGCTAAAGAGGTGGGCATAAAAGCCATTAAGAGTAAGTTTCCGAATGAGCATAAAGAGCACAAGCCTTTTGCGGTAGCTGCAGACAAGCAGTTCTGGTTTGTAGTCCCGGCGGTAGTGGGGAAATATTCACGTGGCGGTGGTGCACCGGAGGCCGTCATTGAGAAAAAATCTTGCAGGGTAGTCCGAGTGTCCCTTGCCAAGTAA